A window of Sphingorhabdus lacus contains these coding sequences:
- a CDS encoding NAD(P)-dependent oxidoreductase, which produces MEKIAFIGIGNMGWPMAACLVRQGYDVKVFDAVPGRADAFVQEVGGAAAHTPADISAGVDVIITMLPTSLHVEQALTATTENISAGSLVIEMSSGLPSVTRTLAEALALRGVAMIDAPVSGGVERARSGTLAILAGGDLAALERARPVLEAMGSSIHRIGEVGAGQAMKALNNLVSAGGFLIGIEALIIGKSFGLDPELMVDALNSSTGMNNSTKNKFKQYVLSGKFDSGFGLDLMVKDLAIALDVGAAGGTATPFSALCLELARSTAGLLGPGRDHTEFARLPERLSGVQLHAEPNET; this is translated from the coding sequence ATGGAGAAAATTGCGTTCATCGGGATCGGGAACATGGGTTGGCCAATGGCTGCTTGTCTCGTGCGCCAAGGATACGATGTGAAGGTTTTCGATGCAGTTCCCGGCCGCGCCGATGCCTTTGTGCAAGAAGTAGGAGGTGCAGCCGCGCATACCCCGGCAGATATATCGGCTGGTGTCGATGTCATCATTACTATGCTGCCCACTAGCCTTCATGTCGAACAAGCGCTAACCGCAACAACCGAAAATATCAGTGCTGGGAGCCTCGTTATAGAAATGAGCTCGGGCTTGCCAAGCGTGACCCGGACTCTCGCAGAAGCGCTGGCACTACGCGGCGTTGCGATGATTGACGCGCCGGTATCCGGCGGGGTCGAGCGTGCCCGTTCGGGCACACTTGCAATTCTTGCAGGGGGTGATCTTGCTGCGCTTGAGCGAGCGCGACCAGTGCTTGAAGCTATGGGTTCCAGCATCCATCGGATTGGTGAAGTTGGTGCAGGGCAGGCCATGAAGGCGCTAAACAATCTTGTTTCTGCTGGCGGCTTTCTAATCGGCATTGAAGCGCTTATCATCGGGAAGAGCTTCGGACTTGATCCAGAGCTTATGGTCGACGCGTTAAACAGCTCGACTGGCATGAACAACAGCACGAAAAACAAATTCAAGCAGTACGTGCTCTCGGGCAAATTCGACAGCGGATTCGGACTCGACTTGATGGTCAAAGATTTGGCTATAGCGCTGGATGTGGGAGCTGCGGGCGGAACGGCTACGCCATTTTCCGCCCTTTGTTTGGAATTGGCGCGGTCAACGGCTGGACTGCTTGGCCCTGGCCGCGACCACACTGAATTCGCGCGACTCCCGGAACGGCTTTCCGGAGTCCAGTTGCATGCGGAGCCAAATGAAACATGA